The genomic segment TTATTATAGATACAATTTTAACTGACCCCTCATATAGTATCTCATTTGTTCCATGACCCATTGAAACTCCTTGCCAATATTTGTGCGCTAATTCTTCTAAAATTTTTAAAGACTGCCCTTGATAATTTAACCACGACTCATCTGTCCTGAGTAGTTTTCCATTTACGATTTCAACTTCCAATAATTGATAAGAATTTCTCTCAGACAACTTCCCTTCCCAAACTGTCGCATCTTCTGGACTACCTGAAAACCAAAGACACCTTAGTCTAGATGGCCGATCTGAATAGCATGTTGAGCGAATAGATTCAAAACATGTTTCACGAATTAGTTTGAAATTATGCAAAACACATTTCTGACATGTAGCGGCATATGCACTAATATCGCTTGTACTTAGATTGGAAGGACTCTGCAAAACAGTTAAATATTCTATCTGACTTAATGAGTATGAGGGTCCCGTAACTCTAAAATCTTCATTATGTAATCTGCTATAGAAAGGATTAAGCTCCTCACTTGTAACAATTATCTCTCCCTGTTTGTAAAACTTAAATTGCTTGTTCCAAAAAGATCTTCGATTAATGTGATAGAACCTCATGGGATCATCAGTTGAATTCGACATCTTCGATTTACCCCTTCAATCTTTTCGCTTTCTTCGATAACCGTTTATTCTCAGAACTCACTTTTCGTTCGATCTTCTTGATATCTTCAGCAGCTAGAAGGTTTTCGGGTTGAATATTTCGCTTGGTTAAAAGTTTACGGACATCAGAGTTATTTTTAATATGCTCATGAGTAATAGTCGGCTCAGAACGAAGGTCATCCCGAACAACATTGAAATTGGTAATTTCATTTGCAAAATCTTTCGCCTTGATCGTGATTGTCGGCAAAAAATCAGCAAGCGGTCGCTTCTCCGGAATACCCAATTTTGTTTTCATCATATGCGTCGTATGACCACCAAAGAGAGCTTGATCACCTTTGCTTCGAATTCTCGCAAACCCTTGACTGTCTACCCCTCGTTCGAAAAGAACACCGGAAAGTTGCTTTTCAGAACTATTCAGTTTTTCGCGAGCTTGGATTCTCTCAACTTCCGCCAAGCGCTGTTCAATAATTTCTTGCTTACGTGTTTGAACTGCAAAATAGGTCTGAGCAAAAGCAATTTCGTTTTTTCGCGGATCACCATTTTGGGCTATGAGGTAACAGGCATAGCGAGTCAGCTTAATATCACCTATATCTCGTGGAACACCAGAACCAATACTAACCATTTTCGTGACGTCACGAAAATGGTCTTCTACAGCTTGTTTTGAATTTTGACAGGAAATTTTTGCCTTTTCGATCACATTAAAAAAATTTTCCCATCTTTCATAACCGAGAAGTATTTGTAAATCTCTCGCCAACCAATACTCCACCTCACTTTCAGCATGCGCATATTGTTCGAAAGCCGCATGAAGCCTCACCACCAATTCCTTTTTCATTTTTCCTCGCTTTAGGCGCAGCAAGGTCCATCTCCACACAAGCTTCGTTTACTTGTCAAGGACTGGATCACGTCGACGTCGAGTTTAAAGAGACGAAATAAAATTTGAAATATTGATGTTATAAGGGCGACCGGCGGTCGCCCTTATTTTTTCCCGAGGCGATCACAGAGGTTTTGTAGTGCTGCACTATCATGTCAATGATAGCCAGTGATCCAACAATTGAAAGAAGCATAAGTAAATTTCGTAAGAATTCACCAAGAGTCAAATACTCGTCCCAATACCCAGAGTACCCTAAATCAATTGGAAGCATTTTAGCTAAAGGCTTCAGAAGGGTGTATGCCCCAAAATTGAGCAGAAGAAAAAAATCGAAACAACCAATTTTCATAATATGAGGCCATAGTTTTTCTGGAATCCAACCAAAGTTTTTAAACGGTTGATGTTCATTTACCTGTAATACAGTTATGCCTGCAACGATACCTGCAAAAAGAAAGCCGACATATATTATATAAAACAGGATGATCAAAAAGATATCAAGTAGTTGGACAATCATTTTTTTATTATGTTCTCCGTGGCCACAGGCATTTGTTGCACGACAGGTTGCTCCATAATTTGACTATTCTTATTCAGACATTCGTCAGAATTTGAAGAATTTGGTTTCCAATATGCCAAACCTGACATAACAGCCAAAAAAAGAGTTGATACCGCACTAATAATCACGGCAAGACTAACCCACCATTGCAGCGTTAGCATTCCTTTAGTAACAACGAGCTTGTCGTTCCAATAAAGTTGACTCTTTTCATCAATTCCAAGTTTTCCTGAATCATGAGTAAAAATTGTTTCTATATTATTGGCCATTTCAAACCTCCAGCATCCATTTTGTTGACGTCAACAAAATGGTTTTAATCGGCTGATTTATTCATTTCATCTTTGCACGAACACTTAATGTCTTTCTTTTCGACATAGGTAAATAATTTTGTTTTGAAACGATGGATCGTTCAAGACGTTTTTCCAGCTGTTTTCTCGCTCCGCCTGCGATGGCACCGCCAGCTTTGGCATCACTTTTTAATTTCGAGACACCTTTTGAATCTTCGTTTCGGTGAATTTCGGTCGTTGACCGTTCGCCTAACATTGTGAAGATCAACTCAAAATCATCCATGTGATCGCGCAAATTTTCGCGCTTGAGTCCTTTGAGATTTTTGTATTCATTGGGCGTCACACCAAACGTGGCTTTGGAGATTTCTGCGGTAAGAATTTCGTAATCTTTTTGTTCCTGAGCGCCACGATTTTTCCACTCATCTGTTAGCTCTTCACGAATGGCGATCCCGCGCATTCGCTTTTCGATCCAGTCATCAGGATAACCTTTTGCCTTGTAAAGAACTCGAGTCCTCTTTGTAGCCAATTCCGGATTCTCAATTTCCTGCACACGTTCATATCCAACTTTCGCAAGCCAACGTTTAAAGGGTTCTGCTTTTGGAGATGGGATTGATTGAATGATGCGAAAGATACGTTCTGTATGAGCGCAGTCAGTTTCTCTCATTTTTCCATCAGGTGCTTGCAATTTCAACCCGTGACAAAATGTCACGACTTCACTTCCTTCCTCGATGAGCCTCTGCTTGAGCTTTCTCCAATAGGCACCTGGATCTGGACTCTCAGTCAGCGCACCACAAACATCCACTACTGAAAACCACCACTCATTCTCATACAGCGTCTTTCGAATTTGACTTCCCTTAAAAAGAGCAATCTTCGTTTCCATTTTTTCTCGCTTTGGCGCAGCAAGATTCACATTCGTCATGAGTCTCGTTCACTTGTCAAGAAGCGATAACAAGATTTTCTTGCTAGCTTTTTTATTTCCTTAAAGCAGCTCGAAATGCGTGCAGATCAAATCCCATCGGATCATTCTTCCGGTCTGGAGAAACTTCGTAGTGTCCGACAATGCGATCGTGTGGGATTGAATAACATTGCATAAAATTTTGGCAGAGTGATTGTAATGCGCGCATCTGAACATCAGGATAAGAATCAATGCCATCGTTAAGATTTACAAGTTCGATTCCAATCGAGAATTGATTCACATCTGCTTCACCTAACCACTGCGACTGACCTGCATGCCATGCGATATATTGCGGTTCAACGAGTTCATAAACATCGCCAGATTTTGAAATCACATAATGTGCTGAAACATGTGATTGCGGATCACAAAGTTTTTGCAGTGTTTGCGGAAGATCAATAACCGTCGCATGAAGCACGATCATGTTAATGCGCTGGCGTTTGGATCCTTTGTTGCGAGATGGATATTTACAAATTTTCATATCCCACAATCAACACCATCTCCCCTTTCGGGGGTTTTTCTTCGTAAACTTTTATGAGTGAAGATAAAGAACCACGAAGAAATTCTTCGTAGATTTTGGTTAGCTCCCGACAAAGCACAACGTTACGATCGCCGAGCACTTCAAGCGCATCGACGAGTGTTTTCTGTGCTTTCCAAGGAGAGAGATAAATGACGAGCGTGTGATTCAGTAATTTCAGTTCTTCAAGTGCGTTCTTTCGCTTTCCCGGTTTATCGGGAAGAAAACCGACAAAGGTGAAACGATCGGTCGGGAGCCCTGCAGCAGAAAGAGCAGCGATCACAGCACTCGGACCTGGAATCGGAATTACGTGAATTCCCTTGGTAACTGCATCACGCAGTAACGGAAAACCAGGATCAGAAATGCAAGGAGTACCGGCATCAGAAACAAGTGCAACATTTTTTCCCAACTCAAGTTGATGAATAATTTTTTCGAGTTTTTCTCTTTCGTTTCCTTGAAAATAACTTGTAAGCGGAGTTTGAATCCCAAAATGATTGAGAAGCTTCTGCGTGTGTCGTGTGTCTTCAGCAGCAATCAGATCAACTTCTTTTAGGACACGCACAGCACGAAACGTCATGTCTTCAAGATTACCAAGTGGCGTAGCGACGATGTAAAGTATCCCTGTCATTGTTTATTTCACCAAACTGCCATCGCATTTTCTCTCGGGGTACAGACGCTGCGGTTACGCTCCTCGCGTCTTCTGTTTCCATCGGCGCGATCTTTCATACTTGCATCGACGCGCCTCAGTCAAAGGCCCCCTGCGAGAAAATCCTCGACAGTTTGGTCCAGAGTCTAAGTCATGACTTCCATGCAATCGGCATACGACGTCCAGTGCCAAAAGCTTTTGAGGTGACTTTCAGGCCTGGTGCAGCTTGCCGTCGCTTATATTCATTGCGATCCACACGCCGCGCAACATCGGTCACGATCCGCGCATCAAATCCCATGCGCACAATTTCCGGAATACTTTTTTGCTCTTCGATATAGGCTTTGAGAATCTGATCTAAAATGTCGTACGGCGGAAGAACATCTTCATCTTTCTGATCTGGTTTTAACTCCGCGGACGGAGGACGTTCAAGAATCGCGGGAGGAATCACAGGATGTTCATCATTCATCACGCGCGCAATTTTATACACAAACGTTTTGGGAACATCTGCGATCACCGACAAACCGCCCGCCATATCACCATAGAGCGTGCAATAGCCGACTGAAAGTTCAGATTTATTTCCGGTTGAGAGAACCATCGCCCCGGTACGATTTGAAAAAGCCATCAGAATATTGCCGCGAATGCGGGCCTGTAAATTTTCTTCGACAACTGTAATCTCTTTCGAAGAGCTGATCTCGTTGCGATACGCATCATAAATAGCATTGATCGGATGAACTTCAGTTTTTATGGAAAGTAAGTTGGCCAATGCTTGAGCGTCATCCATACTCTGCTGCAAAGTATACGGCGAAGGCATCAAAATACCGGTCACATGTTCTGATCCGAGCGCTTCAACAGCAAGCGCTGCGACAACGGCGGAATCAATCCCGCCTGACAAACCGATCACCACATGAGAAAAACCACACTTGTGAACATAATCGCGAAGTCCAAGCACAAGCGCCTTGCGCATTTCTTCGGCTGGCGAAATTTCAGGTAGTCGCACAGAACGAGCATCTGTTTTTAAATCAAAAAGGAAATTATCTTCCACAAACCGCTGCCCTTCATGAACAATCTCTCCTTGTGCGTTCACCACAAGACTATTGCCATCAAAAATTAAGGAGTCATTACCACCCACGAGATTACAAAAAAAGATCGGACGCGAAAGTCGCTTTGCGGTTTGAGATAAAAGAGAATGTCGAACTTCGATTTTTTCAAGACTATACGGTGAAGCAGAAAGATTTAAGATAATATCCGCACCTGCATTGACAAGTTCCTGGAGCGGATCCAAACGATAGAGTTTTTTCCCCTGCAAGGTATAGGAGCTCCACATATCTTCGCAAATGGAGAGACCGAGTTTTTTCCCTTTCCATTCACAGGGAAGAAACGAAGTACCAGGTTCAAAATAGCGTTTTTCATCGAAGACATCATAGTTCGGCAGAAGCGCTTTCTGATGTTCGCAAAGCATTTTCCCTTCGGCAAAAAATCCCGCCGCATTAAAAAATGCACGGCCAGAGGAGGTTGTGTTGACCGAAGGATATCCCAGAACAACTGCTGTCGAAGATGTCTTTTCGGAAATGTCTCGTACCGCTTGCGTACACCGATCGATAAAAGAGGGATGAAAGAGAAGATCTTGAGGAGGATAACCACAGACAGCAAGTTCAGGAAAGAGAAGGAGATCAGCCTCAGCTTTTTCTGCCCACGCGAGACGATCGAGAATTTTTTTGGTATTCCCTTCAAAATCTCCGATCGTGGAATTAATTTGTGCAACCGCAATTTTCATGAAAGCAACAGTTCACCGAGTTTGAGAGACAATCCAAGATTCCCTTCTACTTTGACTTTGCCACTTAAAAACGCTTGCTGAGGACTCAACTCTCCTGACGCCATCTGTTCAAAAACAGTACGATCAAGCGAAATTTTTACAGTGGACCCTTCGATTTCTCCTACCGTCACTTTTGGCGGCGACTGCGTACAGTCAATGCTCCAAGTCCCTTCGCTCTCACCCGTTAAACGAAACACCGCTTTTGCTTTGAGTGCGGATGCACGTTCTTGTTTTGCTGATAATTTTTGACTGAGCAACTGTTCGATATCGATGGTCATAGAGATTCCTCACTATTTTGTTGTCATCCTGAGCGCAGTGAAGGATCTCCAGTGATCACATGAGATTCTTCGCTCTGCTCAGAATGACAAACCATGGCAAATGCGACATCAGATGTAAAGTTCGCTCCATTTTACACTTGCTTGCAAGATCTACCTTTGGCAAGCAAGGGAAATGCGGATTCGATATGGGGCGATGGGAATCCTTCTTTTTTTGATGTCGTGCCAAACCATGTCCACTATTCAAGGGACGCGCTTGGTCCCGACTCATCCTGAAATTGCTGATCTCACTTCCATCGCCATTACTCAATTTTACTCCTTTGGCGAGGAGACCGATCTCCTCAGCGCACAACTTCAAATGGCGATTGAAGAGAAGCTTACTGAGAATGGGCATTTCATTGTCAAAAAAATTCCAAAACCGATGCTTCGTCGCCCTACTCCTCTTGCGATCAAAAAATTTTGGTACGAACAAGGAGCGAAAGAGAATATAGACGCACTCGTCAGTGGAGAAATTGATCTTGCACGAATCGAACTTCGTTCGGTCGGCGAAGAAGAGATTCAAGAAAAACGCGCGTCTCTCGTCCTCCAAATCAATGTCGTCTCATTGCAGCAGGAAAAACGATTAACCGGTGAACGACTCATGATCCAAGAGACCTCTTCTGCTGTTCCGGAAGAAATGCTCCCCAACGATGAACAGATGATGGCACGTGTCACAGAAAGTATGGCGGAAAAAGTAGTGGAATTTCTGACTCCGCATGTTTTAGAACAGGAAATCGGTCTTCTTCGAACACCAGCAACCGCTGAAGGTCTTCGTTATGCAAAAGAGGGAGAATGGGGAGCTGCTATTTACGCATGGGATCAAGCCCTTTTAAAAAATCCTGAGAATCATACGGTGCTCTATAATCTGGGCGCCACTTCTGAATTTCTGGGAGCGTATGAACGGGCAAAAGAATACTATAAACAAGCGCATCTGCTTTCCGAAAAGAAAAAGCTCTACCGCCAAGCGCTTGACCGCATGATCGCCCTTCTTAAAGAAAAAGAGAACGGTACAACTTCATTGCCCATAATCCCAGCAGTGACAGAAGAAAGCACCACACCAGAAACAGACGAAGTCGATCACTAAAAAGAGGCGGAAGTTTTTTCCCTTTCCAGACTGAAACCGCAGTGCGCAGAAAAAGAAGAACCAAAAAAAGAGCAATGACCATTCCCAAAGGATGAGCATTGATACTTGCTCGCAGATCTCCTTGCGTTAACGCCATAAAGGCTCGAATCAGACCGCAGCCAGGACAGTCGACATGAAAAAAATGCCAAAATGCACAAAATCGCAATGACGTAAACTCATGAGGAAAGAGTGGATAAACAAAGGCGATCAGAAAAAGAAGAGGGATACCAAAAAGAATGCCCAAAGCTGAGACACGATCAAAATCTGATTCTGGAGCTTTAGATTCCAGCTTTTTTGGCGGCGAAGTCACCGATGACCGGAATTTTCCATTGTTCGCCCTGATAGGCTTTGATCATACACACGATCCACAAAATAAAAGCGCCCAAGCCAAGGAGTGGGACAAAAAATCCGATGAGGATACCGAGAACACTTGCAATCGCTCCAAAAAGCGCCGCCAGGATTTGTAACCCAACAAGCAAAATAAAGTAGGCAACACCAAACGCCGTTCCCTGCCACGCATGAAAGCGAACCTCTTTATTTTCCTTTTCGATGATGAGAAAAATAATGCTCGTAAGAGGCAAACAAATATAACAAACAAGACTGGCAATGTTTGGAGCTAAACCGCTGGTGCCTGGTGATGATGTCATAAAATTCCTCTCTGCAAGAAATCGTTTTCTACAAAATCATAGAGATGAGTGCAAGATTATTTAGAACACATGCAAAATGAATGTTGTCATCCCCGCGCAGGCGGGGATCTCATGAGATTCCCGCTTACTCCATGCGGGAATGACAAACGTATATTCATGAACTCTTATACAGCGCTTCAATTTGAGGCTGATATTTTCGATAAATCGTATCACGCTTGAGCTTGAGGGTTGGCGTCAGATCTCCTCCCTCAATCGTAAAGCTCCCCTCCACAATCAAAAATCGTTTGATCGTTTCATAACTCGATAACTTCGCATTGACGGACGCAATCACTTCCGCAATCAGAGCCTCAACTTTTGCATCGACCTTTCCACTCCAACTCTCCCCTTTTTCCTGAAAATATCGCATGAGCGCTTCATGTTGAACCGAAAGAACGGCAATGAGATATTTTCGCGCATCGCCGACAAGCATCACATGATCAATAAAAGGAGACCGCAAAAGCATTTCTTCAATCGGCTGAGGAGCAATATTTTTTCCTCCTGAAGTCACAATGATATTTTTCTTGCGATCGGTAATGCGTAAAAAACCATCTTTCGAATATTCGCCAATATCTCCGGTTTTCAACCATCCCTCGTCATCAAAAGCTGCTTTCGTCTCTTCAGGTTGATGAAGATATTCGCGAAAGACCATTGGACCTTTCACTAAAAGCTCGCCATCAGAAGCCCATCGAATCCACACTCCCGGAAGCGCTTTGCCAACAGTTCCAAAATGATAGTCATCAGGACGATTCACCGTAATTGCGCCAAATGTTTCTGTTAAGCCATATCCCTCGAGAACTAAAAGTCCAACGCTATAGAAAAAACGGGCGATCGATTTTGAAAGAGGCGCTCCACCAGAAATAAAAAGAGAGAGCCTTCCTCCCATTCGTTGACGAAGAGGGCCAAAAACAAGAAACGTAGCCATGACGTGGAAAAACTTGAGCGACCAAGAAAGCGTAGCGCGCGTTCTTTTTTTCTCAGAATATTCCTCTCCTATCTTGAGCGCCCACGCAAAAAGTCGTTGTTTGCGCGACGAAAGTTTTTCAACTGAAGCGATGATCCGTTCGTGCATTTTTTCCAGCATGCGCGGAACACCGACGATAAAATGAGGACGAACCTCTCGATAATTTTCCGCGAGTTTTTCAATATTCTCGGCATAAGCAGCTTGACACCCGCTAGCCAGTTGAAAAAATTGAATCACGCGCGCCAACACATGAGCTAAGGGAAGAACCACTAATCCGATATGACTCGAAGGGAAATGAAAAACAGATTGCGCTGCTTCGACTTCTGCGACGATATTTCCGTGGGTAATCACGACGCCTTTTGGTTTTCCCGTTGTCCCACTCGTGTAGATGTAACTTGCAGGAACCTCAGAAGCGAGCTGATCAATGCGAAGGTAAATGGTATCGTCTGAAAGAGCTTTTCCCCACGTTCTGATTTTTTCAAAAGCAGAAAACTGGAGAATTTTCGTGGAATCAATGCCAAGCGCAATCAACTTTTGATATTTGTGTTCATCATCCACAAAAAGAAAGCGGGGAGATGCATCTTTCAGAATGTAAGAAATCGTTTCGTCAACGAGTGAGGGATAGAGCGGAACCGTGATCCCCCCCGCAGCGAGAATGGCGAGATCAGCGAGCGTCCACTCCACGGACGTCGCCGCAAAAAGAGCAACCGGTTCTCCGGGACACAATCCATAAGCAACGAGCCCCTTGGCGGACTCCATCACCGCTGACCACATCTCATGCCACGACATGGCTTCCCATCTTCCCGCTCGTTTAAAATGAAAACAAGGAGAAGAACTTTGGTGTTCTACTGTTTTTCGA from the Deltaproteobacteria bacterium RIFCSPHIGHO2_02_FULL_44_16 genome contains:
- a CDS encoding NAD+ synthase, translated to MKIAVAQINSTIGDFEGNTKKILDRLAWAEKAEADLLLFPELAVCGYPPQDLLFHPSFIDRCTQAVRDISEKTSSTAVVLGYPSVNTTSSGRAFFNAAGFFAEGKMLCEHQKALLPNYDVFDEKRYFEPGTSFLPCEWKGKKLGLSICEDMWSSYTLQGKKLYRLDPLQELVNAGADIILNLSASPYSLEKIEVRHSLLSQTAKRLSRPIFFCNLVGGNDSLIFDGNSLVVNAQGEIVHEGQRFVEDNFLFDLKTDARSVRLPEISPAEEMRKALVLGLRDYVHKCGFSHVVIGLSGGIDSAVVAALAVEALGSEHVTGILMPSPYTLQQSMDDAQALANLLSIKTEVHPINAIYDAYRNEISSSKEITVVEENLQARIRGNILMAFSNRTGAMVLSTGNKSELSVGYCTLYGDMAGGLSVIADVPKTFVYKIARVMNDEHPVIPPAILERPPSAELKPDQKDEDVLPPYDILDQILKAYIEEQKSIPEIVRMGFDARIVTDVARRVDRNEYKRRQAAPGLKVTSKAFGTGRRMPIAWKS
- a CDS encoding phage antirepressor protein — encoded protein: METKIALFKGSQIRKTLYENEWWFSVVDVCGALTESPDPGAYWRKLKQRLIEEGSEVVTFCHGLKLQAPDGKMRETDCAHTERIFRIIQSIPSPKAEPFKRWLAKVGYERVQEIENPELATKRTRVLYKAKGYPDDWIEKRMRGIAIREELTDEWKNRGAQEQKDYEILTAEISKATFGVTPNEYKNLKGLKRENLRDHMDDFELIFTMLGERSTTEIHRNEDSKGVSKLKSDAKAGGAIAGGARKQLEKRLERSIVSKQNYLPMSKRKTLSVRAKMK
- a CDS encoding 16S rRNA (cytidine(1402)-2'-O)-methyltransferase translates to MTGILYIVATPLGNLEDMTFRAVRVLKEVDLIAAEDTRHTQKLLNHFGIQTPLTSYFQGNEREKLEKIIHQLELGKNVALVSDAGTPCISDPGFPLLRDAVTKGIHVIPIPGPSAVIAALSAAGLPTDRFTFVGFLPDKPGKRKNALEELKLLNHTLVIYLSPWKAQKTLVDALEVLGDRNVVLCRELTKIYEEFLRGSLSSLIKVYEEKPPKGEMVLIVGYENL
- a CDS encoding DNA damage-inducible protein D; this encodes MKKELVVRLHAAFEQYAHAESEVEYWLARDLQILLGYERWENFFNVIEKAKISCQNSKQAVEDHFRDVTKMVSIGSGVPRDIGDIKLTRYACYLIAQNGDPRKNEIAFAQTYFAVQTRKQEIIEQRLAEVERIQAREKLNSSEKQLSGVLFERGVDSQGFARIRSKGDQALFGGHTTHMMKTKLGIPEKRPLADFLPTITIKAKDFANEITNFNVVRDDLRSEPTITHEHIKNNSDVRKLLTKRNIQPENLLAAEDIKKIERKVSSENKRLSKKAKRLKG